A DNA window from Abyssibacter profundi contains the following coding sequences:
- a CDS encoding phosphopantetheine-binding protein, which yields MQSSLSESELDMASLLVDTLNLEDEAPEDIAPEAPLFGADEEGLGLDSIDALEIAQAIAQKYGVHIRADDARNKEIFRSLRSLTDFVSANRDG from the coding sequence ATGCAGAGTTCCCTTTCCGAGTCCGAACTGGACATGGCCTCCCTGCTCGTCGACACGCTGAATCTGGAAGACGAAGCGCCGGAGGATATCGCGCCTGAGGCGCCCCTGTTCGGTGCTGACGAGGAGGGCCTGGGGCTCGATTCGATCGACGCGCTGGAGATCGCCCAGGCGATTGCGCAGAAGTACGGCGTGCACATCCGTGCCGACGATGCCCGCAACAAGGAAATTTTCCGGTCCTTGCGCTCATTGACGGATTTCGTCTCCGCAAACCGCGACGGCTGA
- a CDS encoding acyl-CoA thioesterase, with protein MIEHETLLTVPFHDADMMGVTWHGHYVRYLEIARCELLEQVGYTYLDMYASGFAWPVVDLKLRYARGCTFGDRLRIRVQVEETEFRLKLFYRIEQADTGELLTKAWTTQVAVDAKTGEMIYPSPTALTEKMTAYAATLGTEPTTAGGAKKSVRP; from the coding sequence ATGATCGAACACGAGACTTTGCTCACAGTGCCTTTTCACGATGCCGACATGATGGGCGTCACCTGGCATGGCCACTATGTGCGCTATCTGGAGATCGCCCGCTGTGAGCTGCTGGAGCAGGTGGGCTACACCTACCTGGACATGTACGCCTCGGGCTTTGCCTGGCCCGTCGTCGATCTCAAGCTGCGCTACGCCCGCGGCTGCACCTTTGGCGACCGGCTGCGCATCCGGGTCCAGGTCGAGGAAACCGAGTTCCGACTCAAGCTGTTCTACCGCATCGAGCAGGCCGATACCGGCGAATTGCTCACCAAGGCCTGGACCACACAGGTCGCGGTGGACGCCAAGACGGGTGAGATGATCTACCCCTCGCCCACCGCGCTAACGGAGAAGATGACGGCTTACGCAGCGACGCTGGGCACCGAACCGACGACAGCAGGCGGCGCGAAGAAATCCGTGCGACCCTAA
- a CDS encoding NAD(P)/FAD-dependent oxidoreductase, translating into MTQTCDVAVIGGGPAGSTTAYALAEKGWNVVLFEKEKHPRFHIGESLLPMNQPVFERIGVLDEVKRIGVYKPGAEFYDVNPDNPPHRFYFRDALDKNFPDAYQVRRDQLDEVLLRNAGRRGAQIFEQTKVTGVTFADEGQGAALTVTPEGGEPQCWQARYVVDASGRDTLLAGQFGIKRKNMRHASAAIFGHFRHVPRNPGPEAGLISVCWFEHGWIWFIPLPDGLMSVGAVCSPAYLKTRRGSTEAFLADTIALTPPHVRQRMAHAELVGEVRAAGNYSYQCSQMCFPGAILVGDAWAFVDPVFSSGVLLGMRGALRGAAYVDAELRGAPEAAALRDEFERVQKRSVKDFTWMIARFNSPGIRHLFTNPGNPWRVQEAVTSLLAGDVERDNGVRPRLMFFRGLYYFFSCLKPVSAVREWLRRRARVRAVVN; encoded by the coding sequence ATGACGCAGACCTGTGACGTCGCTGTGATCGGTGGCGGTCCGGCGGGTTCCACCACTGCCTACGCGTTGGCCGAGAAAGGCTGGAACGTGGTTTTGTTCGAAAAGGAGAAGCATCCACGCTTTCATATTGGCGAATCCCTGTTGCCGATGAATCAGCCGGTATTCGAGCGCATCGGGGTGCTGGACGAGGTCAAGCGTATCGGCGTCTACAAACCCGGTGCGGAGTTCTACGACGTCAATCCCGACAACCCGCCGCACCGGTTTTATTTCCGCGATGCCCTGGACAAGAATTTTCCCGACGCCTATCAGGTCCGTCGCGACCAGCTGGATGAGGTGCTGCTGCGGAATGCCGGGCGCCGCGGCGCCCAGATCTTCGAGCAGACCAAGGTGACAGGTGTGACCTTCGCCGATGAGGGCCAGGGCGCCGCGTTGACGGTCACGCCAGAGGGCGGCGAGCCCCAGTGCTGGCAGGCCCGCTACGTGGTGGATGCCTCCGGCCGCGACACCCTGCTGGCCGGGCAGTTCGGCATCAAGCGCAAGAACATGCGTCATGCCAGCGCGGCCATCTTCGGCCATTTTCGTCATGTGCCGCGCAACCCGGGCCCCGAGGCCGGTTTGATCAGTGTGTGCTGGTTCGAGCATGGCTGGATCTGGTTTATTCCTTTGCCGGACGGGCTGATGAGCGTCGGCGCGGTGTGCAGCCCGGCTTATCTCAAGACGCGCCGCGGCAGCACCGAGGCGTTTCTGGCCGACACCATCGCCCTGACCCCGCCGCATGTTCGTCAGCGCATGGCGCATGCCGAACTGGTTGGCGAGGTGCGGGCCGCCGGCAACTACTCCTACCAGTGTTCGCAGATGTGCTTTCCCGGCGCGATTCTTGTCGGTGATGCCTGGGCGTTCGTCGACCCGGTCTTTTCCAGCGGCGTGCTGCTGGGCATGCGCGGAGCGCTGCGCGGTGCGGCTTATGTCGATGCCGAACTCCGCGGGGCGCCCGAAGCCGCGGCCCTGCGGGACGAGTTCGAGCGGGTGCAAAAGCGAAGCGTCAAGGACTTCACCTGGATGATCGCCCGCTTCAACTCGCCGGGCATCCGCCATTTGTTCACGAATCCGGGCAACCCCTGGCGCGTGCAGGAAGCGGTGACATCCCTGCTGGCGGGTGACGTGGAGCGCGACAACGGCGTGCGGCCGCGGCTGATGTTCTTCCGTGGGCTTTACTACTTCTTCAGCTGCCTGAAGCCGGTGAGCGCCGTGCGTGAGTGGCTACGGCGACGCGCCCGTGTGCGCGCGGTGGTGAATTAG
- a CDS encoding lysophospholipid acyltransferase family protein gives MNTSSDALPDWVAPVGAALNRVWRIAGTGLSFLLFGIGGILMGLVVFPLVWLLTWNRARVHHRMQFVIHCAMRVFVEIMRCLRVMSYSIEGADKLREPGQLLIANHPTLIDVVMVMSQVPQTSCVVKSALFRNPFTAGPVRSAGYVPNVDSARLVDRCAEVLAANHSLIIFPEGTRTRPGEPVRLQRGTANIALRAGKPLRPIIIDCQPSTLTKGLPWYSVPSRKFHISLRVGEPIDIAAFLDAGVSRAVAARRLTAHLEAFLEQHRHAHRET, from the coding sequence ATGAATACCTCGTCGGATGCGCTGCCGGACTGGGTGGCCCCGGTGGGCGCGGCGCTGAATCGTGTCTGGCGTATTGCGGGGACCGGCCTGTCGTTCCTGCTGTTCGGGATCGGGGGCATCCTGATGGGGTTGGTGGTGTTTCCGCTGGTCTGGCTGCTGACCTGGAATCGGGCGCGCGTGCATCACCGGATGCAGTTCGTCATTCACTGCGCGATGCGCGTGTTCGTGGAAATCATGCGCTGCCTTCGGGTGATGAGTTATTCGATTGAGGGCGCCGACAAGCTCCGCGAGCCCGGGCAATTGCTCATTGCGAATCACCCGACCCTGATCGATGTCGTGATGGTGATGTCGCAGGTTCCGCAGACCAGCTGCGTGGTCAAGAGCGCGCTGTTCCGAAACCCGTTCACGGCCGGCCCGGTGCGATCGGCTGGCTATGTGCCCAACGTGGATTCAGCCCGGCTGGTGGACCGCTGCGCCGAGGTGCTGGCTGCCAACCACAGCCTGATTATCTTTCCGGAAGGCACCCGGACCCGACCCGGCGAGCCGGTCCGGCTGCAGCGCGGGACGGCGAATATCGCGTTGCGTGCCGGCAAGCCGTTGCGGCCGATCATCATTGATTGCCAGCCCAGCACGCTGACCAAGGGCCTGCCCTGGTACTCGGTGCCCTCGCGTAAATTTCATATTTCGCTCCGGGTGGGTGAGCCGATCGATATTGCAGCCTTTCTGGACGCGGGCGTCAGCCGCGCGGTGGCAGCGCGTCGGCTCACCGCCCATTTAGAAGCGTTTCTTGAACAACACCGGCACGCTCATCGTGAAACCTGA
- a CDS encoding beta-ketoacyl synthase chain length factor, whose amino-acid sequence MSRLSIELEAVGLFAPGWPDWATALACLRGQAPVPEVTDVERYPPPTGLPKNERRRSSRITRIAFAACEDALAASSRDRSALRTVFASCSGDMDIVDDICRALTREPVALSPTQFHNSVHNASAGYWGIANAARVASTSLSAYDASLAAGLVEAALQLHDQPDTPVLMVCFDVMTQPPLSRARPVPIPFAVAWLLGRDPACSLGQLTLDAFAEPGETTLQGPLESMRRANPAARALPLLEQVARQTAGTVTLPMPSGRYGLAVDFGPAAT is encoded by the coding sequence ATGAGCCGGCTGAGCATCGAGTTGGAGGCGGTCGGTTTGTTCGCACCCGGCTGGCCGGACTGGGCAACCGCTCTCGCTTGTCTGCGCGGGCAGGCGCCCGTGCCTGAGGTGACTGATGTCGAACGTTACCCGCCGCCAACGGGGCTGCCCAAAAATGAACGTCGGCGCTCGTCCAGAATCACCCGCATCGCCTTTGCGGCCTGCGAGGATGCACTGGCGGCGTCATCCCGTGACCGCTCGGCGCTGCGCACCGTGTTTGCGTCATGCAGTGGTGACATGGACATCGTCGATGACATCTGCCGGGCGCTGACCCGTGAGCCCGTCGCGCTGTCGCCCACCCAGTTCCACAACTCCGTGCACAACGCATCGGCGGGCTACTGGGGCATTGCGAACGCGGCGCGTGTGGCGTCGACCAGCTTGTCGGCCTATGACGCCAGCCTGGCGGCCGGTCTGGTGGAGGCGGCCCTGCAATTGCATGACCAGCCGGACACCCCCGTGCTGATGGTTTGCTTTGATGTCATGACCCAGCCTCCGCTGTCACGGGCACGGCCCGTGCCGATCCCCTTTGCCGTCGCATGGCTGCTGGGTCGCGACCCGGCATGCAGTCTGGGGCAGCTGACGCTGGATGCATTCGCCGAGCCGGGCGAGACGACATTGCAGGGACCGCTGGAATCGATGCGCCGGGCCAACCCGGCCGCGCGTGCACTGCCACTGCTCGAGCAGGTGGCGCGCCAGACCGCTGGCACGGTGACGCTGCCGATGCCCTCCGGCAGGTACGGGCTCGCGGTTGACTTCGGGCCCGCCGCGACATGA